The genomic segment ACCATCGGCCTACCGATCGAGGCCGGCGTGCCCGCCCAGGCGCGGCGCGAGGCCTTCGAACTCGACCTGCACTGACATAACCGTCAGAAAGAAGGACTTCGATATGAGCGAGCAGCCCACCGACGATGTCGTTGGATCCCTGCGCGACGCCATGCGCGGCCTGTTCTCCTCCGCGACGGAGACCGCTACCGCGATTGCCCAGCGCCGCGCCGAGGCCGCCCGCCGCGCTCAGGCTGAGAGCGATGCCGCCGCGCGGGCCTATCGACAGCGCACAGACGCTCAATTCCGGGCGGATGAGATCCTCATGCGGCCGGTGTGGACTGACCGGTGGTGGTCGAGGGTCGACGGCCACCCGGAGAAGATCAGCGAGATGTGGGAGAAGGCCGCCGGCTGGGCCCAGATCCAGCCGTACGCGCAGGCCGTCCTGCACCACATGCGCGATGAGATCGCCGAGCGCTACGGCATCGAATTGCCCATGACACCGTTGCGCGGAGAACTCGCCCGGCTGCTGGCCGCTCCCGGTGCGTCCGGCGCCGAGCCCACCCTGGAGCAGGAACTGGCTCCAGCCGCCGGCCGAGTCTTCAGCTACCAGATCTTCGACGCCGAAGGGATGTCCATACGGTCCGATCCAGCGGCCTTCTCGGCCGAAGTCATGGTCGAGGAAGGCACCCCGCTGGAGCTGTTTGCCGCCGAGCGGTTCCAGGCCTACGCACGTGTGCGCTCTGCCGGGCAACAATCGCAGGCGCAGCTCACCGGCGATGAAGTAATCAAGGTCCATTCCGGGGCCAACACCATTACACCCGTGGCACTGACGCTCACCTGGCAACAGGCTCAGGAGATTCACGAGCGCATCACCCGTCGCCGACAGCAGATCCTGACCGGAGAGCAGGACGCACCGCCTGAGGAGGTCCGTGACGCGCTGCTGGCCGAGCGCCGCCGGCTGCGCGCCGAACTCGACCAGCACGACCCCGCGGTCCTCAGAGCTCGACACCAGCTGCGCCTGGAGAAAGAGGCCTACGGAATCCTCGCCCGCGAGGCGCAGCCCGACTCGGCGACCACCGGCTCCTCAGCAGCAGATCCCGCGCACGCTCAGAACCTGCGCGAGGAACTCGCCGACATCGCCCTGCGGATCCACGCGACCGAAGCGCAACTGCGCGGCGAGGACCCCGATCAGGTCTACCAATCAGCGATGCTGCGCCAGGGGCTGGATGAAGGCTGGTGGCAAACCGCCAACCCCGAGGAGATCGCCGGCGTCTGGGGCCATGTCGAGCAATGGGATGAGTCGGTAACGCGAGCCGCGACGCTGGAGCGCATGCGCGAGAACATGGTCACGGCGCTGGACGCGGTCGTCAACGCCCAAGCCACCCGGCAGGAGGTACTGATCGCCACGCGCCTGGCCGAGGCCAAAGCATCCGGCCGCACGGCATTCGAGGCCACCATTCAACGTCCCAATGTGTTCGGCGTCTCCCAAATCGTCCGGCACCAAGCCTTGATCCTGGAGCCCGGAGAGCAGCCTGTCGATGCCGCTCGCCGGGCGATGAACGCCTGGTTCGGCGATGTCTCACCGCCCTATCGCGACAAGTACTCCATCAGCTTGTTTGTCCCCGGCGCCGCCACTTCGCACGTGCAGAACTTCACCTTCGCCGACCTTCAGCAGGCACCTGACGCCGAGCAGGCACACACGCAACCCGATGACATCCAACCATCTGGTGATCCCGCTCTCGATACCGAGAGCGTCCCAGAAACCTCACCGGCGCAGCCGCAAGCACCGTCACCCGATACGCAGGCCACGCAGTCCCACGTCGATTCGGCTGCTGAGCAGCAGCGGCTGGTAGCGGCCCAGCTGCACGAACAGGCCGCGGCGGCGACTTTGAGTGAACTCCCCGACCAAGAGGCCGCCGCCGCCGCGGTGAACGCGCGACTGGGCTTCCCCGATGGTCCACGCGCGAGCCTGGCCAAAGGAAGACAACGACGTAGCACCGCAAGCCGCCGGCCGCCACGTAGCACGATCCCCGAGCGGCAACGGGAGTAGAGCCGGTAACACGCGTTCTACCGACGATGTCCGGACCATCTGCTGCGCCGGGAAGTCCCAGCCCTTGCATCCGGCGGGCGAGAGCCGTGCAGATAGGGACACCGGGGCCAACCCCGGCGAGGCGTTCAGCGCGTGGAGGCCATCAGGAAAACCTCGGTGGTAGGGCCCAGAGCCAAAGTGGCTCCGGATGCGCACCGCCGCATGCGTCCATATCATATGGACGCATGCCCCCTCGGATGATCCGCACCGTCTCTGATGAAGCCCGCCGCCGCGCAGTCAACGCGATCCTCGACCGGCGACGCCACGTCGATGACCCCGACCTGGAGAAGGCAACGGATGACCCGTTAGACCTGGTCAACTACGTTCTGAAGCACCAGCGTGCGTCACGGAAAGCGATCCGCGCCGACGTACTTGACGCGCTGACCCTGCTGGAGTGGGCCCGCCGGCGGGCCGCGGTGGTCCTCGGCACGCTGGATCGGCTCGAGCACCAGCTCCTGGAGCTAGGCATCACGGTGGGCTTGCAACTGACCGAAATGGGCGTGCCCCTGGGATGCCGGAAGACGACGGTGCACAACCGGCTGATGCGAGGCCGAGCAGTCCAAGCGGGTCTACCCTCCAACGAGAAAGCGTTGCGTGCGCAACACCGTGGCGATGTCTGGTTCGCCGCGAACGCCAAGCGCCTCATTGAGGTGGCCAACCAGCTACCCCCCTACGCCGAGTTCGTCGACGATGAGGAGGAGGAGTTCGCCGACGGCCTTTACGAGCTAGGGGAAAGTCTTGCGCTGCTCTCCTCCACCACGACGTCGGCGAGCTCACCCGAGGTGGCGGTCGCCGACTACCCGCAACTACGGATCATTACCGCCCGACTACGCGTGATCATTCGGGAGATCACCGCTCCGGAGTTCGAGGTGCTGCGGGCGAAGTTGGACCAACCGCTGAAAGAGTTGACCACCCTTACCGTCGAGCACTCGGCCGTGATCGAGTACGCGTAGGGCAGCAACCACGCGCCTCGGCCGGAGCCCGATCGCTACCCTGCCGAAGCCGTAGTGATTGCCCTTTTATCGGGCTCGCGGTGCGGTGGCCTACCTGGGCCAGCCCGGCGCGGCACACCAAGTTACGACCTCACCTTCATCGGTTGGCCGGTGGCGCCGACGTAGGAACCCATCAAAATTAGTACCAGGCCAATGATTGCTCCCCAGGTAATCGATTCACCGAGAAAGATCGCGCTATAGACAACAGCAAATCCTGGGTCGAGGTAGCCCGCGAGGTTCGCGCGCGCAGCTCCAACGCGGTGAATCAACGTATAGAAGAGAACCAGAGCACCGGCGGTGGCAACCACACTTAAAATCAGCAGGCTCCCGACTGTTAGCAGATTAGGAATCTGCGTAGCCGTTAAACTCACAAACGGCACGATTGTAAGAGTGCTAACCATCATGGTTGCTGCGGCCGTACCCAAGGGAGGTACCTCAGGTAGTACCCGTTCGGTCCACACGGAGCCCGCGGCGATGCAACCGGCTGCTGCCACCAGTGCGAGGGCTCCCCACGTGCTGGAACTACCGAGGTCGAAGGGGAACAGCACCACCACGCCGGCCAGCCCGAGCAGGACGCCAGTGAGCAGGCGCAACGGCATGGACCGATTCGTTGCCGCAGCGAGTACAGCGGCCCAAACAGGCTGGGTGGCCACCAAGATTCCGGTCAGTCCGGCAGCGACATATTGCTGAGCTACGGTCAGCAATATCAGCGGGATGGTGACCTGTAGGACTGCGGCGATCAGTACTGCCCCCGGACGTGCGCGCACCGCGCTCAGCACTCCACCGCGGACGGCCAGAGGAACGAGAACAAGAGCAGACAGTGCGGTCCGAAGAAAGACAATGGTCGGCGGCGATAGTTCGCGAAGCACCACTGCGGTCAGCGGATAAATAGATCCCCAAATGGCGCCCAGCAGGACCAGGAGGAGCGCGTCTCGGCGAGTCACAATCCGAATTGATCGGCGAGTTCGCGTACCGCCTCGATGTCTCGATATGGGCGAAATTGGATGCGCAGATCCTGGACGTGTCGCAGGTTGCGCGGTGATCTGGTTGTCTTGGCGATGGCGTAGGCCTGGCCTGTCAGTCGCGCCGCCTCGGGGATCTCACCTTGGGCCAGGCGTGCTGAAGCGCGGGCCGTCAGCACCTCGGCAGATGCCCGCACCGCGCGATCTGACCACATCGCGTGTGCCATATCAATCGCGAGCCGTCCGTCGCTGATCGCGGTGGTTGCGCGTGTCCCCAGCCGGAGGAGAGACAGGCCTGCCATCTTGTGCAGGTGCGCGCGGCTGTGGAAGGCAATGTAGTCATCTGGTGCGCCCGCACCTGAAGCATGATCGAGCAACGTGGTGGCGGTCTCCAGGTCCACGCGGCAGGAACGCTCATCTCCCAGGCCGGCGTGAATGTATGCGCGGATCACAACGAGCCACGAGCGCACGGTTGGCGAGGCATGAGTTCCGGCGAGACGGACGGCTCCATCCGCGAGCTGCAAAGCGTCACCGTAGTTCTCGCTTTCGGCCAGGATCCGACTCATCCGCCCTACGAGATATGCCTGGCGACTCACATCATGATTGTTTTCAGCGGCGATGGTGAGGGACTGCCGGGCCAGCCAGAGCGCCTGCT from the Streptosporangium lutulentum genome contains:
- a CDS encoding DMT family transporter, whose product is MTRRDALLLVLLGAIWGSIYPLTAVVLRELSPPTIVFLRTALSALVLVPLAVRGGVLSAVRARPGAVLIAAVLQVTIPLILLTVAQQYVAAGLTGILVATQPVWAAVLAAATNRSMPLRLLTGVLLGLAGVVVLFPFDLGSSSTWGALALVAAAGCIAAGSVWTERVLPEVPPLGTAAATMMVSTLTIVPFVSLTATQIPNLLTVGSLLILSVVATAGALVLFYTLIHRVGAARANLAGYLDPGFAVVYSAIFLGESITWGAIIGLVLILMGSYVGATGQPMKVRS